The genomic segment CCTGTCTCATGGAGTCAGTATAGACTTTAATATCACCGAGCATATCTCTGAACACTTGAAGAGTTTGAGCAACAGTCTCTACTGTATCAAATAAAGGTTCTTTATCCTCTTGGTTATCTTTATTGTAAGCCAGTGGCTGGCTTTTCATTAAAGTTAATAATCCCATCAGATGACCAATCACTCTGCCAGACTTACCCCGGGCAAGTTCAGGTACGTCAGGGTTCTTTTTTTGGGGCATGATAGAAGAGCCCGTACAAAAAGCATCTCCAATTTCGATAAAACCAAAACGCGGGCTCATCCAAAGAATAAGCTCTTCAGATAAGCGCGATAGGTGAATCATAAGCAGTGATGAACAGGAACAAAACTCAATAGCAAAGTCTCGATCCGAAACCGAGTCCAGAGAGTTCCTAGTGATGTCATCAAAGCCCAATAATTCCATGACCCGGTATCGATTTAGAGGATAGCTGGTGCCTGCTAAAGCGGCAGATCCTAGAGGTAGACGATTAAGGCGCTTACGGCAGTCTTCTAAACGCTCTAGATCACGTTCGAACATTTCACAATAGGCATGCAAATGATGACCAAGGGTGATCGGTTGCGCAACTTGTAAATGGGTAAATCCAGGCATGATCGTGTCATAATGCTGTTGAGCAAGTAAAACGCAAGCACTAATAAGCTCAATTAAATGCAGTTGAATAGTGTCCAATTGATAGCGTAGATATAGTTTAATATCAGTAGCCACTTGGTCGTTTCTTG from the Ferrovum sp. JA12 genome contains:
- the argH gene encoding argininosuccinate lyase — protein: MHKKITLSQAKTWSGRFSVPTTELVKTYTASVFFDKKLALFDIQGSLAHAQMLSEIGILSQQDLKAIQSGMTTIKKEIEREEFQWSLDSEDVHLNIERRLTDLIGDAGKRLHTGRSRNDQVATDIKLYLRYQLDTIQLHLIELISACVLLAQQHYDTIMPGFTHLQVAQPITLGHHLHAYCEMFERDLERLEDCRKRLNRLPLGSAALAGTSYPLNRYRVMELLGFDDITRNSLDSVSDRDFAIEFCSCSSLLMIHLSRLSEELILWMSPRFGFIEIGDAFCTGSSIMPQKKNPDVPELARGKSGRVIGHLMGLLTLMKSQPLAYNKDNQEDKEPLFDTVETVAQTLQVFRDMLGDIKVYTDSMRQAAREGYATATDLADYLVKKGVPFRDAHEIVAKAVLHAEKKEVDLDALSLTELKNFSTHIEKDVYQVLTLSGSVNSRDLPGGTAPKQVKKALNQTLTRIKKRLLISQKRLSST